Proteins co-encoded in one Halorussus salinus genomic window:
- a CDS encoding DUF106 domain-containing protein yields the protein MARTADKIESLIADDSAMADALAVVYDRTDGGSERIEWADVNDALTSGQWGRLIEKDVLESVGDEFRLADPDAVETALDDDVPSTTQTPTTDGDDADVDSEESSWTTWDKLAAVGAGGLFLGYSQQPVRNVVGSTVEIFIGPVDSVLPFYVVVLVVALLTGLFSTLLQANLMDMDKMSAYQERMKKIQDKRKDARERGDDEALEEIREEQMDAMGDQLGMFKEQFRPMVWTMFVTIPVFLWIYWMVLDGHVAAGETRIVAPLIGEATWRAKVLGPMQMWIIWYFLCSMSLTQLIRKSLNIQTTPT from the coding sequence ATGGCACGGACCGCGGACAAAATCGAGTCGCTCATCGCCGACGATTCGGCGATGGCCGACGCCCTAGCGGTCGTCTACGACCGCACCGACGGCGGCTCCGAACGAATCGAGTGGGCCGACGTTAACGACGCCCTCACCAGCGGGCAGTGGGGCCGACTCATCGAAAAGGACGTGTTGGAGAGCGTCGGCGACGAGTTCCGACTCGCCGACCCCGACGCCGTCGAGACGGCGTTGGACGACGACGTACCGAGTACGACCCAGACGCCGACCACGGACGGCGACGACGCGGATGTCGATTCCGAGGAGTCGTCGTGGACCACGTGGGACAAACTCGCCGCGGTCGGCGCTGGCGGGTTGTTCCTCGGCTACTCTCAACAGCCGGTGCGCAACGTCGTGGGGAGTACGGTCGAGATATTCATCGGTCCCGTCGATAGCGTGTTGCCCTTCTACGTCGTCGTGTTGGTCGTCGCGCTCCTGACCGGCCTGTTCAGCACCCTCCTGCAAGCGAACCTGATGGACATGGACAAGATGAGCGCCTATCAGGAGCGCATGAAGAAGATTCAGGACAAGCGCAAGGACGCTCGCGAGCGCGGCGACGACGAGGCGCTCGAGGAGATTCGCGAGGAGCAGATGGACGCGATGGGCGACCAGTTGGGCATGTTCAAAGAGCAGTTCCGCCCGATGGTCTGGACGATGTTCGTCACCATCCCCGTCTTCCTCTGGATATACTGGATGGTCCTCGACGGCCACGTCGCGGCTGGCGAGACCCGAATCGTCGCGCCGCTCATCGGCGAGGCGACGTGGCGGGCGAAGGTCCTCGGCCCGATGCAGATGTGGATCATCTGGTACTTCCTCTGCTCGATGAGCCTGACCCAGCTCATCCGGAAGTCGCTGAACATCCAGACCACGCCGACGTAA